A genomic region of Deltaproteobacteria bacterium contains the following coding sequences:
- a CDS encoding TraB/GumN family protein, translating into MEVDAAQGPDAAGLPAYTRRLNDRGRDVYLVGTAHVSLESVDDVRTTVERVDPDTICVELCQARYDSFTRPDAWQKMNVFKVVKEGKSALLLSHLIMSAFYKRMGDRLGVRPGADMLEGVRLARERDVDLVLADRDVQVTLKRTWRRLGLWNKLKVLFVLLSSALTEPEVDRKAVDDLKQADRLEDVLMEFAKAFPAVKESLIDERDIYLAQKIREAPGERVVAVVGAGHVPGIARAIEREQSLDALEEVPERSLWARSVKWVVPALILAIIAYGFYSAGAAHSLESISIWVLVNGVLAAAGAALALGHPITVLAAFLAAPITSLNPTIAAGWVSGLVQAWVKKPTVADLEGMSEVVTAFPKGLWRNPVSRILLVVVFSNLGSTLGTFIGGSWIAARSF; encoded by the coding sequence GTGGAAGTCGATGCCGCACAAGGCCCGGACGCTGCCGGGCTTCCGGCGTATACACGGCGGCTGAACGATCGGGGCCGGGACGTCTACCTCGTCGGCACCGCCCACGTCTCCCTGGAGAGCGTCGACGACGTGCGCACGACCGTCGAGCGGGTGGACCCGGACACCATCTGCGTGGAGTTGTGCCAGGCGCGCTACGATTCCTTCACCCGTCCCGACGCCTGGCAGAAGATGAACGTCTTCAAGGTCGTCAAGGAGGGCAAGTCGGCGCTGCTCCTGAGCCACCTGATCATGTCGGCGTTCTACAAGCGCATGGGCGACCGGCTCGGCGTCCGCCCGGGAGCGGACATGCTGGAGGGGGTGCGGTTGGCGCGGGAGCGGGACGTGGACCTGGTGCTGGCGGACCGCGACGTCCAGGTGACCCTCAAGCGCACCTGGAGGAGGCTCGGTCTCTGGAACAAGCTCAAGGTGCTGTTCGTGCTGCTGAGCAGCGCGCTCACCGAGCCGGAGGTCGACAGGAAGGCGGTGGACGACCTCAAGCAAGCGGACCGTCTGGAGGATGTCCTGATGGAGTTCGCCAAGGCCTTCCCGGCGGTGAAGGAGAGCCTCATCGACGAGCGCGACATCTACCTGGCGCAGAAGATCCGGGAGGCTCCGGGCGAACGTGTCGTGGCCGTGGTGGGCGCGGGACATGTCCCGGGGATCGCGCGCGCGATCGAACGGGAACAGTCGCTGGATGCGCTGGAAGAGGTCCCGGAGCGGTCGCTCTGGGCCAGGAGCGTCAAGTGGGTGGTGCCCGCCCTGATCCTCGCCATCATCGCTTACGGGTTCTACAGCGCCGGCGCCGCCCATTCCCTGGAGTCCATCTCCATCTGGGTGCTGGTGAACGGTGTGCTCGCGGCCGCGGGAGCGGCCTTGGCCCTGGGACATCCGATTACGGTGCTGGCGGCGTTCCTGGCCGCGCCCATCACCAGCCTCAACCCCACCATCGCCGCGGGCTGGGTTTCCGGCCTGGTCCAGGCCTGGGTCAAGAAGCCCACGGTGGCGGACCTGGAGGGCATGTCCGAGGTGGTGACCGCGTTTCCCAAGGGGCTGTGGCGCAATCCCGTTTCGCGCATCCTTCTGGTGGTGGTATTCTCGAACCTGGGCAGCACGCTGGGCACGTTCATCGGCGGCAGTTGGATCGCCGCGCGCTCGTTTTAG
- a CDS encoding creatininase family protein, with translation MPAQLGSVWLQELTWEDVAAYLEDSDIIICPVGSTEEHGPAGPLGLDCLIAIALAEDVARATGTLCTPPLWFGDSPHHLGFPGTISLRTETLMAVIQDMSRSLAKHGFRKILIINGHKGANLPGLLAATKNLREYEMPEVFFAVIDPVKIAKKIANELKEAKEHHSGELEISECWYKFPHLIKQEKLTTSQVDFDKNFSPWSHGDLFSAPHEVIDIPWTSTEQRRIVPTGSFSPSIKASPEKGKAYHDYMVDQIVQFIGWLRNYDGPVGQV, from the coding sequence ATGCCGGCGCAACTCGGTTCCGTATGGCTCCAGGAGTTGACCTGGGAGGACGTCGCGGCCTATCTGGAGGACTCCGACATCATCATCTGTCCGGTGGGCAGCACCGAGGAGCACGGTCCGGCCGGGCCCTTGGGCCTCGACTGCCTCATCGCCATCGCCCTGGCGGAGGACGTGGCGCGGGCCACCGGAACGTTGTGCACACCGCCGCTCTGGTTCGGCGACTCGCCGCATCACCTGGGTTTTCCCGGGACCATCTCGCTCCGTACGGAAACGTTGATGGCGGTGATCCAGGACATGAGCCGCAGTCTGGCCAAGCACGGGTTCCGCAAGATCCTCATCATCAACGGGCACAAGGGCGCCAACCTGCCCGGCCTGCTCGCGGCCACCAAGAACCTGCGCGAGTACGAGATGCCCGAGGTCTTCTTCGCGGTCATCGATCCGGTGAAGATCGCCAAGAAGATCGCCAACGAGCTCAAGGAAGCGAAGGAGCACCACAGCGGCGAGCTGGAGATCTCGGAGTGCTGGTACAAGTTCCCGCACCTGATCAAGCAGGAGAAGCTGACCACGTCGCAGGTGGATTTCGACAAGAACTTCTCGCCGTGGTCCCACGGCGACCTCTTCTCCGCGCCCCACGAGGTCATCGACATCCCGTGGACCAGCACGGAACAGCGCCGCATCGTGCCCACCGGCTCCTTCAGCCCCTCCATCAAGGCGTCGCCCGAGAAGGGCAAGGCGTACCACGACTACATGGTCGATCAGATCGTGCAGTTCATCGGCTGGCTCAGGAACTACGACGGCCCGGTCGGCCAGGTCTGA
- a CDS encoding cyclase family protein, with the protein MKRLRETAERLRNWGRWGKDDEVGTLNFTTPEDIVAAARLVRRGRVFSLALAYDDAGPQSGKSNYPAMGRFNPIHLMLRTGTDAYSGVLDHRRIRGADDIIIMPLQAGTQWDGLAHIFYDESMYNGYDCRLVTSGGAAKNGIEKTREKMVGRGVLLDVPRAKGSDWLEDGYAITSDDLDETMAAQEVEVRRGDYVLVRTGQMKAKLDAGSWDGYPGGDAPGLGFDTLDWLHEREVAAVATDTWGVEVRPNQTREATQPWHWVSIPNMGLTVGEIFHLEELAEDCAADGRYEFMFVGPALPVTGAVGSPTNPLAIK; encoded by the coding sequence ATGAAACGGCTCCGCGAGACCGCGGAACGGCTGCGCAACTGGGGCCGCTGGGGCAAGGATGACGAGGTCGGCACGCTGAACTTTACGACGCCCGAGGACATCGTCGCCGCGGCGCGGCTCGTGCGCCGGGGGCGGGTGTTCTCGCTGGCCCTGGCCTACGACGACGCCGGGCCCCAGAGCGGCAAGAGCAACTACCCGGCCATGGGCCGGTTCAATCCCATCCATCTGATGCTCCGCACCGGCACGGACGCCTATTCCGGGGTGCTCGACCACCGGCGCATCCGCGGCGCCGACGACATCATCATCATGCCCCTTCAGGCGGGCACCCAGTGGGACGGTCTGGCGCACATCTTCTACGACGAATCGATGTACAACGGCTACGACTGCCGCCTGGTGACCTCGGGGGGCGCCGCCAAGAACGGCATCGAGAAGACGCGGGAGAAGATGGTGGGGCGCGGCGTGCTGCTGGACGTGCCCCGGGCCAAGGGGAGCGACTGGCTGGAGGACGGCTACGCCATCACCAGCGACGATCTGGACGAGACCATGGCGGCGCAGGAGGTGGAGGTGCGCCGTGGCGACTACGTGCTGGTGCGCACGGGACAGATGAAGGCCAAGCTGGACGCCGGGTCCTGGGACGGCTACCCCGGCGGGGACGCCCCCGGACTCGGGTTCGATACGCTCGACTGGCTCCATGAGCGGGAGGTGGCCGCCGTGGCCACGGACACCTGGGGGGTGGAAGTCCGGCCCAACCAGACCCGCGAAGCCACCCAGCCGTGGCACTGGGTGAGCATTCCCAACATGGGGCTCACGGTAGGGGAGATCTTCCACCTGGAAGAGTTGGCGGAAGACTGCGCGGCCGACGGCCGCTACGAGTTCATGTTCGTGGGACCGGCGCTGCCGGTCACGGGCGCGGTGGGATCGCCGACGAATCCGTTGGCCATCAAGTAG